AAGCGCGTCCGGCAACGGCTCGGTCGCGATGAGGAAGCTCGCGACCGGAACCACGCGCCGCCTGAGCCACGGTGTCGCCGGCCCGGTATAGGCATTGGTGCCGATCATCACCTCTTCGCACGCGATCGCCCCCCGCTCCGTCTCGACTTGCCAACGGCCGCCGTTCCGTTGCAGCCGCGTCACTCGCGTCTTGCCGAACAGCATCGCGCCCGCCCGCTCCGCCGCCTGTGCCAGACCGCGCACGTATTTGGCTGGATGCAGGCCCGCCGCTGCCTCCACCAGCTGGCCGCCGCGATAGTGGTCGCTGCCGATCTCTTCCCGCTGGCGTTCCGGCGGCACCATATAGGCGGGTGCGCCCGTCAGCTCCGCAATCCTGTCGACCTTGGCTGCAAGCTCGTCGTAATGCTTGCGTGAATAGGCGCAGACGAACCGGCCCGTCCGCTGGAAATCGCAGTCTATGCCCTCCCGCCCGATCAAGTCCTCGATGAAAGGCAGCGTGCCGATGGCCTCCCGAACAAGCCGGTCGGCGCGTTCCGCTCCAAGCTGGCCGGACATATCCGCGAGCGCCAGCTTGAGGCCGCCGTTGACCAGCCCGCCATTGCGGGAGCTCGCGTTGAACCCGATCGCGTCGGCGTCCAGCACCGTAACGCTCGTTCCCCTCCGGGCAAGCTCCAGGGCGCAGGACAGGCCGGTATAGCCGCCGCCGACCACCACAACGTCGCTGCGCTGGGGAAGCTCGCCCGGGGACGGACTTGCAGGTTCAGCCGCCTCCCACCAGTATGGACGCCCCTTGAAATCCGGCGCGAACAAGCTCTCGAAGCTCATTGCCTACTCCCGAACCGCTCGCTCGGTCCCGCCCAGCATGTCCTCCACCCAGGCCGGCACCGTCTCGCTGGCCGGCCCGTACCGCCGGTCATCGAACAGATAGGCGCCATCCGAGGGCTCGAGATTGATTTCGCAGGTGCG
This genomic stretch from Rhodoligotrophos defluvii harbors:
- a CDS encoding NAD(P)/FAD-dependent oxidoreductase, with the protein product MSFESLFAPDFKGRPYWWEAAEPASPSPGELPQRSDVVVVGGGYTGLSCALELARRGTSVTVLDADAIGFNASSRNGGLVNGGLKLALADMSGQLGAERADRLVREAIGTLPFIEDLIGREGIDCDFQRTGRFVCAYSRKHYDELAAKVDRIAELTGAPAYMVPPERQREEIGSDHYRGGQLVEAAAGLHPAKYVRGLAQAAERAGAMLFGKTRVTRLQRNGGRWQVETERGAIACEEVMIGTNAYTGPATPWLRRRVVPVASFLIATEPLPDALTRDLVPRGRVLADSRRVLSYFRLSPDGRRVLWGGRVGTAAMDPRESGRRLHAMMCRVWPQLQDVRITHSWTGNVAFTFDFIPHLGQHQGMHYALGCQGSGVAMQSWLGYQAARNMIGGPNEQSAFTGLPFPTIPLYDGRPWFLPGMLAWYKLRDHIDRLAG